The DNA window CTCTTCACGTACGCACGGGACCACCTGTCGCCCTACAAGCGGATCCGGCGCCTCGCCTTCAGCGCGCTGCCGAAGACGATCTCCGGGAAGATCCGGCGCGTCGACCTGCGCAAGCAAGAGGCCGAGGCACGGGCAGAGGACCCGGAGGCGCGGCCGACAGGGGAGCATCGTTACGATGATTTCCCCGAGCTGAAGCAATGATGTTCACGATGCAGTGATTCTCGTGATGCAGTGATTCTCGTGATTCGATGACTCTGATGATGCAGTGATTCTCGTAATGCGATGACTCTGATGATGCAGTGATTCTCACGACGCAGTGACGCTGACGACGAGGGAACCGAGAAACGCAACCCGAACCGCTCCCGGTGACGACCTCCGGGGGCACTGAACCGAAGGGGGCATCATGGCGAGCAATCGTGGCGTGGTCTATCTGGGGCCGGGCAAGGTGGAGGTGCAGTCCATCGAATACCCGAAGTTCGTGGACCCGCGGGGGAAGGCCATCGAGCACGGGGTCATCCTGAAGGTGGTCTCCACGAACATCTGCGGATCGGATCAGCACATGGTCCGGGGACGGACGACGGCGCCGACAGGGCTCGTGCTGGGGCACGAGATCACGGGCGAGGTCGTGGAGATGGGCAAGGACGTGGAGTACCTGTCGAAGGGCGATCTGGTGACGGTGCCGTTCAACGTGGCCTGCGGCCGCTGTCGCACCTGCCGGGAACAGCAGACGGGCGTGTGCCTGAACGTGAACGACGCGCGCGCCGGCGGTGCGTACGGCTATGTCGACATGGGGGGCTGGGTCGGCGGACAGGCCGAGTACGTGATGGTCCCCTATGCCGACTTCAACCTGATCAAGTTCCCCGACAAGGCGCGGGCGATGGAGAAGATCCGGGACCTGACGATGCTGTCGGACATCCTGCCCACGGGCTTTCACGGGGCGGTGACGGCAGGGGTCGGCGTGGGGTCGACGGTGTACGTGGCCGGCGCGGGGCCGGTGGGGCTCGCGGCGGCGGCGTCGGCGCAGATCCTGGGGGCCGCGGTCGTGCTGGTCGGGGACATGAACCAGGAGCGGCTGAAGCACGCGAAGTCGGTGGGCTTCGAGCCGATCGACCTGACGAAGAGCGACAAGCTGGAGGAGCTGATCGAGGCCGTGCTCGGAGAGCCCGAGGTGGATGCATCGATCGATGCCGTGGGGTTCGAAGCGCGCGGGCACGGGTCCCAGGCGGGCACGGAGGCGCCAGCGACGGTGCTGAATGCGCTGATGACGGTGACGCGCGCGAGCGGTGGGATCGGGATCCCGGGGCTCTACGTGACGGAGGATCCGGGCTCGAAGGACGAGGCGGCGCAGCACGGAAACCTGCGCATGCGGCTGGGACTCGGCTGGGCGAAGTCGCACCGCTTCTACACGGGGCAGACGCCGGTGCTTCAGTACAACCGGCAGCTCATGCAGGCGATTCTCTATGACCGGCTGCCGATTGCAAAGGTGGTGAATGCAACGGTGATTCCGCTGTCGGAGGCAGCGAAGGGGTACAAGGACTTCGACGCGGGGGTGGCGAAGAAGTTCGTGCTCGACCCGCACGGGATGCTGACTGGATAGATGCCTGGATGGCCAGTAGACCAGCAGCCTGCGCATGCAGGTGACGGGAGCGCGTGTCCCAAAGCCTCCAGGGCGTCGCTCCAGGTTGTGCCAGGGCAGGCGCTGTCTGTGTCGAGGCAGACGTTGCTTGTGCCAAGGCAGACGCGGTTCACACCAAGGCAGACGTCGCTCACGCCAAGGCAGACGCGGTTCACACCAAGGCAGACGTCGCTCACGCCAAGGCAGAC is part of the Chondromyces crocatus genome and encodes:
- the fdhA gene encoding formaldehyde dehydrogenase, glutathione-independent; this translates as MASNRGVVYLGPGKVEVQSIEYPKFVDPRGKAIEHGVILKVVSTNICGSDQHMVRGRTTAPTGLVLGHEITGEVVEMGKDVEYLSKGDLVTVPFNVACGRCRTCREQQTGVCLNVNDARAGGAYGYVDMGGWVGGQAEYVMVPYADFNLIKFPDKARAMEKIRDLTMLSDILPTGFHGAVTAGVGVGSTVYVAGAGPVGLAAAASAQILGAAVVLVGDMNQERLKHAKSVGFEPIDLTKSDKLEELIEAVLGEPEVDASIDAVGFEARGHGSQAGTEAPATVLNALMTVTRASGGIGIPGLYVTEDPGSKDEAAQHGNLRMRLGLGWAKSHRFYTGQTPVLQYNRQLMQAILYDRLPIAKVVNATVIPLSEAAKGYKDFDAGVAKKFVLDPHGMLTG